The Fusarium falciforme chromosome 10, complete sequence DNA segment TAATGTTCCCCTATAACTGCCAAGCCATGTACAGGTCCAGCGTGCTGGCGTGGAAAAGAGCTACTCTCCAAAGGCACCAAGGCCCTGGTTATTTGACTTTCAACACTCCGGGGATATCTTAATGAAATGTGCCGGCTACTACTCAGGAGTCATGCATCAGCCCGATGGCTCATAGCTTACTGAAGAGTCACTTTCGtgattgttgatgatgactcTCCTCTGCTCGACCAAGCAGAGCATCAGTCActtctattatcctcgtACTCGTCGCTTACTATTCACAGGCATAACTGACAGTTTGACTTGTGTCACAATTCATGACTGTTGTGAAATCTTCACCCAGTCGTACGCTGCTGTGGCCCGCTATTATGCCGAGCGTGGACCAGTTGATGCCATCAGTTGAGAGAAGCAGATGATGTAATTTGTCAGTCACCCGACTGAACGTCTTTCATTCATTTGGCGTAATAGTTATCTACACAAGGTGGTCCAAACTTTTCGTTGCGTGACAATATTAGAATACAGAAGCAGTGAATGGCTGAGCAATTCGACCGAGCCTGGAATCACACATTTGGCAAACTCCATAGAAAATCCCAAGACCTGTCCTCCTGTTCGGCAAATTCATTTGTATCGTTAGAAAACCCAAATGGCGCAATGCTTGGATCAAAAGGAAGCGCCAACCAGTCGTCGACAGCTGCCATTGGCACGTCCCCCAAACTCTCTCCTTGCGGAACACCACTGTCGAAAGCCCACTGAGTGCTCTCATCAACCAGAGGAATGCCTCTTGGAATAGATGTTGGGACCATTCCCTGCCTAAATTTCTCCAGGTGCATCTCCAGTAACTCTCCGTAGCGAGAAGCGAGGTGCATCTCGTCCAGGTTACTTGCTTTTAGTGCCTCGATACTCCTCTCCAAGACGTTCAAAGAAGCCTCCAGGTCCGTAGTGCGGCTTCCCAGACTAAGAGCTTTCAATAAAAAGATGGAAGCCATAATTATGCGTAGAAACACTCTGACAGGGCAGTATCGGAGCGTACCAGCCTCGGAAAGCCTGTTGATCGACTCAAGAGCCTGGCATGAGCCATCAATCACCTCCCTGATGAAGGAATAGTCGGTCGCTGTGATAGAAGATTGAAAGATGTCGGTATTGATGGAATTGGGAGGTCTCCCGCCGAGGACACGATCAACGACGGCTTGGATCCCCAGTGAGTTCATGAAGGCACGGAGATAGTTGAACTCGATCGAGAGGTCTTCGTAGGCATGTGCTGACAGGTCTAGACGATCAAAAGTCAGCAGGTTTGACGAGACAGAGAAGGGAATACATACTTTCTCGACAAAGGTGAGTTGCTTTCCACGTCGCCAACTGTTGCTGGAAGTGCTTGATGATGTTTACGTATCTGCCACTGCTCAAGATCTCGCGAATGGCCGTTGCTGATGGGCAGAGTACGTCGATGATAGTTCTTGTGAGGCTGGTAAGGTTGAGCCAGGCATTGACGCTGGCCGAGTCATCTTGCCCGCCCTGTGAGCGCTCCGACATGAATCGGGAGATAGAGGTAGGCATCATGGAAGGACACCCTAGTCTACTAGACTGTTGTTCCAAAAAGATGTAAAGAAGGTCGCGCAGACGTGTCTGTTGGGCTTGAAGGCCTGGAGGCTGGATGGATCCTGAGTCGCTCGTGTCGCAAACCCCCAACTCAAGGGCCAGGGATTGTGCGCATCCCAGAAGCATCCAAGACATACGGTCTGAGGTCTTTGCAGGTAGTATAACGTCACGAAGCCATAGAGCGTCGTTGTCATCAGTGGCATCTGCTTGATTCCCGAACTGATCATCTCGAGGATCCGGAAATGAGAGGAGAAGGGAAGAGTCCCAGCCATCTGCAGCAGGTGGTAAGTGTATTGCTTGCGGGTGCCATTCAATAATTAGTAGCAGAGCATCGATTGATCCTCTCGTCCTTGTCTTGGCTTTGGATCGCTTTTCTTGCCCAAAGATGATCCTCATCACAAGGTGCTGACAGTGCTCCCATAGCCGGTGGTGCACGAGAGTACTCCGAGTAATGCCACTAGCGCCCTGTAGGATGTGATATCTAGAAGAAATCATGAGGATCACGCAACAGAGAAGAGGTTCTTGTGTGATGATCTTGTAGTGCTTGTCTTGACTCAAGTCAAGTCCCTTGGATACTAAGGAGAGGGGTGCCAGGTTGTGCTGAAATCTGTTGAGAGGGACATGGACCACCATGGTTAGCAACATATCCGTCGGCATGCAGTTGCAACTTACAATTCCATGTAGGTGACTGCTTCTTCAGCTGTGAACCATCCCATCTTGACGAACCGGAAAGCTCGCCAAACTGTCAATGCATCGGGGGATGCGGGTGACAGGTAGATTGGTCTCGAAGTTCTCATAGATACAGTTGTTTGAGGAGTCACTATCTCGGCTCCTGGGTGCAGCGGGTGTTGTGAAACCGAAGGCGGATTGCTGGGTGTTGTTCCGTCTTGTTTGACATGTTCGATGGCAGCTTGAAACAATAGCCGGAGAGCGTCTTTGCCATTGGAGACCAATGTTCTCATAACACTGTCAGTGAGGTCTCCGGTGGGCCCCGTCGAGccaagagagggagaggtgCCGGTGCCCTCTTGACGTGATTGAGGGAGGTCTTGGGCCAGGATGTTGCCCACTGCTAATGGAAGATCTTGGTAATCTTGTGTGGGAAGGACAACATCGGTGGTATCGTTTAGGAGCTGCGAGGGCTCCTCGGTGTATGTATCAGGCTCCTCGCGAGGGAAAGTTGACGCCCGAGCAGGTGATGTGCTCTCGCGTGTAGAGCTGCCTTCTATCTAAATGTCAGTCCTCCATGTGCTTGACCGATAGCGATTCATGGGCATGTTCGGCATACCCTCTTTTGATGAACCTCTCCTACCGGCCACGTCCCTTTTTCGATGTGAACGTTCGTGGCTGAAGATGCATTCCTTCAGCTCTCGTTGACACCTCAAGCAGGAGGCGCCGGGCGTATCAACAACGCAGCGGATCTTCTTCCTTCGGCATAGTTCGCATGCCTGATAGCCCCGTCGGAAGTCCCGTACGCGCCGTCCGCGAGTGGGCCCATCGGCGCGAGGCAAAGTGGGCTGGGGTTGGGCGTCGTTATCCATTCAAAGCGGAGGGAATAGGCATGTCCTGATCTGAGTAGAGAGTTGCAAGGGAGTCGCTTGGATGAGACCTCGGCCGGTCAAGAATCGGAAAGTGGCGGATGGTGACGGACTTAAATGCTTCTCACCGTGACGTGTATCGCCCCCAAGCGAAACTCTGCCGAGCACCAGCTTTGAGCTAGCGCCGCGATGATCAAAACTGACTTAAGACCGCAAACCTGAGTGGCTGGATCTCTGGCGTCTCTTCAGATTAGCGTTTGTTCGTGCGGGGTAGAGCAGGTGTGTGTGTGGAGATGCTCTGGGGTTAGGCTTGGCTCTTAGCACGGCCAGCCAGGTGGGTTGAAGAAATCACCGCCGCTCTCCCCATACAATTTTGGTGCCAGTACCGGCGGAGTTTTTTCAACCCACCTGCCAGCCTACACAGGCCCGGAGTTCGGATAGTCTACAAGCATGATACAGTACGTGAATGCAATGCCAGAGGCCAAAACGGAGATGGAATTGCAGTACGGAGCATAGTCTCGGTATTGCGACAAAAAGACACTCGGGGATGGGGAAGACGTACGTCACAGAACGCGGCACACACATTGCTTAAGAGGTACAGCGAATTATCTTCCTGTATAACAGACTACCTTATCGAACACATAAACCCACAGGTGTACAGCAAGGAACTAATTCCAAACTACCTAAGAAGTATAATACCCAAAAAGTGCCAGACTGCGTCTTCCAGACTAATCAGGCGTCTCTGCTTGCACCTAAGTCAGGTAGCGGaagttcttgttcttgtcgcCAAGCTCCGTCACATCAACAGAAACAGTCGCATCGACAGGTCCATACTCGCGATCACGTCTGTTGTTCTCGCGCTCCAAAGCAAAGTGCAGGCCAAGGGCCAAGATACTGATGAGGCCAGTGAGACCGCAGCCGATCGCCGTGCCACGAGTGTAGAGAGGCCTAAAAATGGCACAGCATCGTTAGTAACGTATTCTAGACAAGACTAGTACCATGTCATTCAGAGATGAGGGAGACTTACCCATCAGTGCTAGGGAAAACAACACTGCTGACAAAAGAAGAGCATTGGCCAAATGTGGCCAAGATTGCAAGCCCAGCTCCCTTCTTTGAGTCGCCGCCTTGGTTGTTTAGCAGCCAGGTGATATTGATGCAAAGAGCAGGGAACACTCCGCAGGAGGCAAGAAAGACGCCAGCGTAGCGAGCAGCTTTCTTCGACTGGTCCTGAACAAGGACCAGGATGAGATAACCAGCGAAGCCAACGATGGAACTCCCGCTCACAATGAACCCTCTCTTTCCAAATTTGTCGCTAACAAAAGCAGCGGCAACGCAGCAAAGGAAGGCCAAGAAATAAGGGGGTGCTGTAAGGCCCTGCGCCGTAACGGAAGAGTACCCCATGTCGCGAACAATGGTAGGAAGAAAGTTGGAAAGACCCGCAAAAGAGTAGTTACAGCAGA contains these protein-coding regions:
- a CDS encoding Zn(2)-C6 fungal-type domain-containing protein, giving the protein MDNDAQPQPTLPRADGPTRGRRVRDFRRGYQACELCRRKKIRCVVDTPGASCLRCQRELKECIFSHERSHRKRDVAGRRGSSKEEGSSTRESTSPARASTFPREEPDTYTEEPSQLLNDTTDVVLPTQDYQDLPLAVGNILAQDLPQSRQEGTGTSPSLGSTGPTGDLTDSVMRTLVSNGKDALRLLFQAAIEHVKQDGTTPSNPPSVSQHPLHPGAEIVTPQTTVSMRTSRPIYLSPASPDALTVWRAFRFVKMGWFTAEEAVTYMELFQHNLAPLSLVSKGLDLSQDKHYKIITQEPLLCCVILMISSRYHILQGASGITRSTLVHHRLWEHCQHLVMRIIFGQEKRSKAKTRTRGSIDALLLIIEWHPQAIHLPPAADGWDSSLLLSFPDPRDDQFGNQADATDDNDALWLRDVILPAKTSDRMSWMLLGCAQSLALELGVCDTSDSGSIQPPGLQAQQTRLRDLLYIFLEQQSSRLGCPSMMPTSISRFMSERSQGGQDDSASVNAWLNLTSLTRTIIDVLCPSATAIREILSSGRYVNIIKHFQQQLATWKATHLCRENLSAHAYEDLSIEFNYLRAFMNSLGIQAVVDRVLGGRPPNSINTDIFQSSITATDYSFIREVIDGSCQALESINRLSEAGTLRYCPVRVFLRIIMASIFLLKALSLGSRTTDLEASLNVLERSIEALKASNLDEMHLASRYGELLEMHLEKFRQGMVPTSIPRGIPLVDESTQWAFDSGVPQGESLGDVPMAAVDDWLALPFDPSIAPFGFSNDTNEFAEQEDRSWDFLWSLPNV